The genomic window GCCTCGTGGCTTGGTCACCTCATTCCACTGGTCGGGGCGCCTGTTTTCGGGATTATCCTAGGAATTATCATTAACAATACTTTAAGTAAGCCTCGGGGGACGGCGAAGGGGATAGGATTTACGTCCAAAAAGATTCTTCAACTCGCTATCGTCATTTTGGGTGGGAGCATGAGCCTGACTCGGGTATGGGAAGTAGGAGCAGGATCACTGTGGGTATTACTGTTTACATTGGCCTCGGCATTTCTCACAGCTTTTGGCGTTGGGAAAGTCTTAGGTGTCTCGGGCAAAATGACCAGCTTGATTGGCATGGGTACTGCTATTTGCGGCGGATCAGCGATTGTAGCCATTTCTCCGATTATTGAGGCTGACGAAATGGAAATTGCCTATTCGATTTCCACGGTCTTTTTGTTCAATGTGTTTGCCGTCCTGATTTTTCCGCCGCTCGGGCATCTCATCGGTTTTTCGGATCAAGCTTTCGGACTTTGGGCAGGTACCGCGATCAATGATACATCATCGGTTGTCGCCGCCGGCTACGCTTACAGTAATTTAGCCGGGGCCTACGCGACGATTGTAAAGCTCACCAGAACTACCATGATCATACCGATTTCCTTGATTTTTGCCCTTGTGGTAGGGTTTCAGAAAAGGAAGACACAGGGCAACAATTCAAGAGTTCACTTTAGTTTCTTGCGTATTTTCCCCTGGTTTATTGTAGGTTTCTTAGCGACTTCCCTGTTAAATACTCTGGGTTGCTTTCCGGGTACGATTCCGACATATCTTAACGATACAGGAAAATTCCTGATTGTCTTGGCCTTGTCGGCCATTGGCCTAAATGCTGATTTTCGTAAGATGATTAAGACTGGCCTAAGACCGATTGCACTTGGGATGATTGTTTGGTTTGTGGTGGCGGTTGTAAGCGTTTTGGTCCAGCGCACGCTTGGTCAAATATAAGCTAACGGTGATATGGGTATGTAGCTATAACAAAATAAATTAATTACCAGAACGTCAGGTGATTTACTACTTGGCGTTTTTCTTTTTTCTTTTTGTTACTTTTATTTTTTGCATGCACTTATCTGGGGTGGTTATTTATTTGAGCGATATAAAAGGATTAATCAGGAAAAGTATTGAAATTAGTCATTGTTTTATAGACATAATCCTTGGGAACCATTTAATGAACAGAGATTTGCTGAAGAGCTGGAAAACCTGAGTTTTGAATCGCCAAAATCTCCGGGAAATTAACACTGGTTGATGAAATTTATTCCAGCACATTTTGTGAAAGGGGTTAAAGTATGAAGAATCCTTGTGGTACTACGCGTGCTAATATTATTGAAAGTTCAATTGTTAATGGGATACCAATCTATTTTGGTTCAGGAGTTAACCCTGTAAATTCTCCTGCACAGTTCTTTGTAGCATGGGGAAAAGAAGCCCTGATAGGAACTCTGCTCCCTACATCTAACAACGAGTCACCTGATAAAGGGGTTATTTGGTTTATTGACGAAGATGAAGCCGAGGCTAGGTATTTCCACCTCCAAGAGGAATTGGTAGGTGTCTCCCTCCTTATATAAAAAATTGTAAATGTAGACTATTTGTTCTCATTTGCTACTGCTATAATGTAATAGCACATTAATGCGATTTGTTGGGGGAATATTATTATCAAAGAAGGAATTGCCAAAGGAGGGAAACATATGAGCTCCTATGTGCTTGGTTTTCAGGATATTGACAAAACAAAACTCATGGTTGTTGGGGGTAAAGGCGCGAACCTGGGGGAACTTTCCAGGATTGAAGGAATACGCGTACCGGATGGCTTTTGTATTTCTACTGAGGCCTTTAAAAGAATCATTAGGGAAACATCGTCGATTAACGAATTACTTGATCAGTTATCGCTTCTAAAGGTGGAAGACCGGGATAAAATCGGTGAACTTAGCGGTGAGATTCGCAGGGTCATCGAAGGGATAGCCATCCCTGAAGACATTAATGAAGAGATCACCCGCATTCTCTCCAGGCTTGGAGAAAAAAATGCCTATGCAGTACGATCCAGCGCAACTGCGGAGGATTTACCGACGGCCTCCTTTGCAGGCCAGCAGGATACGTATCTGAACATTATCGGAAAGGAGGCAATCCTAAAGCATATCAGCAAGTGCTGGGCATCGCTATTTACCGAGAGGGCAGTAACTTACCGCCTTCAAAACGGCTTCGACCACCGTAAAGTCTACCTGTCTGTGGTTGTTCAGAGGATGGTCTTCCCGCAGGCGGCAGGAATTTTGTTTACTGCCGATCCCGTCACTTCTAATAGGAAGGTGTTATCCATTGATGCCAGCTTCGGACTTGGTGAGGCCTTGGTCTCCGGCCTGGTGAATGCTGATATCTATAAAGTGCGTAACGGCAAGGTTATCGATAAGAAGATATCCACCAAGAAGCTGGCTATTTATGCCTCAAAAGATGGCGGTACGAAAAAACAGGAGATTGACCCTGAGCAGCAGAACAGGCAGGTACTGACAGATGAGCAGATTTTGAGCCTCGCGCGCCTGGGCAGAAGGATCGAAGAACATTTCGGCCGCCCACAGGACATCGAATGGTGTTTAGTTGATGATACATTTTATATTGTCCAGAGTCGGCCAATCACTACTTTATACCCGATTCCTGAAGCGAATGATGAAGAAAATCACGTTTACGTATCTGTCGGTCATAACCAAATGATGACCGATCCCATGAAACCATTGGGATTGTCTTTTTTCCTGTTAACGACTAGTGCACCCATGCGTAAAGCTGGTGGAAGGTTGTTTGTTGATGTTAAACATATGCTGGCTTCGCCTGTCAGCAGAAAAACGATAATAGATACCTTGGGAAAATCCGATCCGCTCATAAAAGACGCACTCATGACCATCGTAGAGCGAGAAGATTTTATAAAATCGTCACCAGATGTTAAAAAAGTACCGAGTTCCAGTAAAAGTGATAAACGTATGTCGTCTTCGGGTTTTCAAGCACAAACCGAAAACGATCCGACAATAGTTTCTGATTTGATTAAGAGTAGTCAAACATCGATAGAAGAGTTAAAACAAAACATCCAAACGAAATCAGGATTAGATTTATTTGATTTTATTCTAGAAGATATCCAGCAATTAAAGAAGATTTTATTTGACCCACAAAATTTGGGTGTGATTATGGCTGCTATGGATGCTTCATCATGGATCAATGAAAAAATGAACAAGTGGTTAGGTGAAAAAAACGTAGCAGATACGCTTTCTCAATCTGTACCAAACAATATTACTTCGGAAATGGGTCTGGCGCTATTGGATGTCGCAGATGTGATTCGTCCATATCCAGAAGTAATTGATTATTTACAACATGTAAAAGATGATAAATTTTTGGAGGAACTGGTTAAGTTTGATGGTGGACAGGAAACCCAAGACGCTATCTATGCTTATCTTAACAAATACGGAATGCGATGTGTCGGAGAAATCGATATTACTAAAACTCGTTGGAGCGAAAAACCAACTACACTTGTCCCCATGATTCTCAGTAACATCAAAAACTTTGAGCCTAATGCCAGCAATCGGAAATTTGAGCAAGGGCGACAGGAAGCTTTGAAAAAAGAACAAGAGTTATTAGATCAATTGAAGCAATTACCGGATGGTGAACAAAAAGCCAAAAAAACAAAACAAATGATCAGCCTAATCCGGAATTACATCGGTTATCGTGAATATCCAAAATACGGCATGATTAATCGCTACTTCGTTTATAAGCAGGCTTTACTGAAAGAAGCCGAACAACTCGTACAAGCCAACGTTATTCATGAAAAAGAAGATATATACTATCTCACTTTTGAAGAACTTCGCGAAGTC from Phosphitispora fastidiosa includes these protein-coding regions:
- a CDS encoding YeiH family protein; the encoded protein is MHWLREFGPGILLALLVALVASWLGHLIPLVGAPVFGIILGIIINNTLSKPRGTAKGIGFTSKKILQLAIVILGGSMSLTRVWEVGAGSLWVLLFTLASAFLTAFGVGKVLGVSGKMTSLIGMGTAICGGSAIVAISPIIEADEMEIAYSISTVFLFNVFAVLIFPPLGHLIGFSDQAFGLWAGTAINDTSSVVAAGYAYSNLAGAYATIVKLTRTTMIIPISLIFALVVGFQKRKTQGNNSRVHFSFLRIFPWFIVGFLATSLLNTLGCFPGTIPTYLNDTGKFLIVLALSAIGLNADFRKMIKTGLRPIALGMIVWFVVAVVSVLVQRTLGQI
- the ppsA gene encoding phosphoenolpyruvate synthase; translation: MSSYVLGFQDIDKTKLMVVGGKGANLGELSRIEGIRVPDGFCISTEAFKRIIRETSSINELLDQLSLLKVEDRDKIGELSGEIRRVIEGIAIPEDINEEITRILSRLGEKNAYAVRSSATAEDLPTASFAGQQDTYLNIIGKEAILKHISKCWASLFTERAVTYRLQNGFDHRKVYLSVVVQRMVFPQAAGILFTADPVTSNRKVLSIDASFGLGEALVSGLVNADIYKVRNGKVIDKKISTKKLAIYASKDGGTKKQEIDPEQQNRQVLTDEQILSLARLGRRIEEHFGRPQDIEWCLVDDTFYIVQSRPITTLYPIPEANDEENHVYVSVGHNQMMTDPMKPLGLSFFLLTTSAPMRKAGGRLFVDVKHMLASPVSRKTIIDTLGKSDPLIKDALMTIVEREDFIKSSPDVKKVPSSSKSDKRMSSSGFQAQTENDPTIVSDLIKSSQTSIEELKQNIQTKSGLDLFDFILEDIQQLKKILFDPQNLGVIMAAMDASSWINEKMNKWLGEKNVADTLSQSVPNNITSEMGLALLDVADVIRPYPEVIDYLQHVKDDKFLEELVKFDGGQETQDAIYAYLNKYGMRCVGEIDITKTRWSEKPTTLVPMILSNIKNFEPNASNRKFEQGRQEALKKEQELLDQLKQLPDGEQKAKKTKQMISLIRNYIGYREYPKYGMINRYFVYKQALLKEAEQLVQANVIHEKEDIYYLTFEELREVVRTNKLDYPIISKRKDEYKLYEKLTPPRVITSDGEIIAGEYKRENLPAEAIVGLPVSSGVIEGRARVILNMEDADLEGGDILVTSFTDPSWTPLFVSIKGLVTEVGGLMTHGAVIAREYGLPAIVGVENATKLIKDGQRIRVNGTEGYVEIL